From Toxorhynchites rutilus septentrionalis strain SRP chromosome 2, ASM2978413v1, whole genome shotgun sequence, a single genomic window includes:
- the LOC129768804 gene encoding uncharacterized protein LOC129768804 isoform X1, with protein MDRTSVTSRIPTGLRVPRGYRATQAIGGKAESGGKVRFPSKTIPTANEIDPEESLIEDENFPPLFYEDIEDTGDDPYDWEPINISEIDEVYFRKLKAEWELQKMRVENSRLRQENQRLKTAAKGVRLFKYCCLKMLLVVAGEVAQSLFV; from the exons atggACCGAACGAGCGTTACATCCCGAATTCCGACcggcttgagggttccgagaggctatcgggccacccaagcaatTGGAGGTAaagcggaatcgggagggaaagttcgttttccaagcaag actATTCCAACCGCGAACGAGATAGATCCTGAAGAGAGCTTGATTGAGGACGAAAATTTTCCGCCGTTGTTCTATGAAGACATAGAGGATACTGGAGACGACCcgtacgactgggagccgataaACATTTCCGAGATCGACGAGGTATATTTTCGGAAGCTGAAGGCTGAATgggagcttcaaaaaatgagAGTGGAAAACTccagattgcggcaggagaatcaacggctaAAAACAGCAGCAAAAGGGGTAAGACTatttaagtattgttgtttgaaaatgctgctggttgttgcaggagaagtggcgcagtcgctctttgtttaa
- the LOC129768804 gene encoding uncharacterized protein LOC129768804 isoform X2 yields MDRTSVTSRIPTGLRVPRGYRATQAIGGKAESGGKVRFPSKTIPTANEIDPEESLIEDENFPPLFYEDIEDTGDDPYDWEPINISEIDEVYFRKLKAEWELQKMRVENSRLRQENQRLKTAAKGLLLSIHY; encoded by the exons atggACCGAACGAGCGTTACATCCCGAATTCCGACcggcttgagggttccgagaggctatcgggccacccaagcaatTGGAGGTAaagcggaatcgggagggaaagttcgttttccaagcaag actATTCCAACCGCGAACGAGATAGATCCTGAAGAGAGCTTGATTGAGGACGAAAATTTTCCGCCGTTGTTCTATGAAGACATAGAGGATACTGGAGACGACCcgtacgactgggagccgataaACATTTCCGAGATCGACGAGGTATATTTTCGGAAGCTGAAGGCTGAATgggagcttcaaaaaatgagAGTGGAAAACTccagattgcggcaggagaatcaacggctaAAAACAGCAGCAAAAGGG cTTCTTTTATCAATACACTactga
- the LOC129766679 gene encoding uncharacterized protein K02A2.6-like → MKQPVSAKVVVVDVCSVQQRRRYVSVGFSGTKIRLQLDTASDITVISREIWRSIGSPALSSATVKAKTASGSILSLDGEFECDVTIGSSTRRELIRVTEKQLLLLGSDLVDSFNLWAVPMDTFCCHVSGTPVSTGALKSSFPEVFSEKLGLCTRTKLKLELKENVRPVFCPKRPVAYAMYDTVDRELDRLEKLDIITPVDYLEWAAPIVVVRKSNGSIRICGDYSTGLNAALQSQQYPLPLPDDIFAKLAKCKIFSQIDLSDVFLQVEVDEQYRSLLTINTHRGLYLYNRLPPGLKITPGAFQQLIDTMLAGLKGTSGYLDDVIVGGETEEEHDLNLRGVLKRIQDFGFTIRVDKYLFRKQQIRYLGHIVDSRGLRPDPAKIEAITKLPPPADVSGVRSFLGAINYYGKFVPNMRMLRYPLDNLLKVETKFSWSPECQKAFDRFKQIHSSDLLLTHYDPKGEIIVSADASSVGLGATISHRFPDGTIKVVQHASRALTKAEQAYSQPDREGLAIIFAVTKFHKMLFGRHFRLQTDHRPLLRIFGSKKGIPVYTANRLQRLALNLLFYDFEIEYVSTEKFGNADLLSRLIDQHIKPEEDYVIASLNLEEDIRSVVTNTVKVLPLNFIVVAQSTQADPLLRQVHRYVQNGWPQSTLDGSELRRFQSRQESLSVVDGCILFAERLVIPSLHRKRCLEQLNRGHPGMQRMKAIARSYVYWPTLDADIVSFVKACQQCASVARSPPHSPPVPWPKLTAPWQRVHVDFAGPIEGDYYLLAIDSFSKWPEIIRTTRITSAATISILRALFARLGMPVTLVSDNGTQFTSTEFADFCASNGIEHLTTAPFHPQSNGQAERFVDTFKRAVKKIREGRGSIEEALDVFLLTYRSTPSRALPDQKSPSEIMFGRKIRTCLELLRPPPVRVPVPTDDDCKQPRSFNRNETVYAKLHGHTGWKPP, encoded by the coding sequence ATGAAGCAACCAGTGTCCGCCAAGGTGGTGGTAGTCGATGTGTGCAGTGTGCAGCAACGACGCAGATATGTCTCCGTGGGCTTTTCTGGAACAAAAATTCGCCTGCAACTCGATACCGCCTCAGACATCACCGTCATTAGCAGGGAGATTTGGCGGAGCATTGGCAGTCCTGCGTTATCGTCAGCAACGGTGAAGGCGAAGACGGCATCTGGCAGCATACTATCGCTCGATGGGGAGTTCGAGTGCGACGTCACCATCGGAAGCAGTACACGACGTGAGCTCATCCGTGTAACCGAGAAGCAGCTGCTGTTACTCGGATCCGATTTGGTCGACAGTTTCAACCTTTGGGCCGTCCCTATGGACACCTTCTGCTGCCACGTGTCTGGAACGCCAGTGTCGACAGGTGCACTCAAGTCGTCTTTTCCAGAGGTCTTCAGCGAGAAGCTCGGCTTGTGCACCAGAACAAAATTGAAGTTGGAGTTGAAAGAAAACGTTCGACCCGTCTTCTGTCCGAAGCGTCCGGTAGCTTACGCTATGTATGATACCGTTGATCGCGAGCTCGACCGGTTAGAGAAATTGGACATCATCACCCCGGTCGATTATTTGGAGTGGGCCGCTCCGATCGTCGTAGTCCGCAAGTCCAATGGCTCCATCAGGATTTGCGGAGACTACTCAACGGGTCTGAATGCAGCTCTCCAATCACAGCAGTATCCACTTCCACTTCCGGATGACATCTTCGCCAAGCTGGCTAAGTGTAAGATCTTCAGCCAGATAGATTTGTCCGACGTCTTCTTACAGGTGGAAGTTGACGAGCAGTACCGTAGTTTGCTGACGATCAATACGCATCGTGGTCTCTACCTCTACAACCGCCTGCCGCCGGGTTTGAAGATCACGCCTGGCGCATTTCAGCAGCTCATCGACACAATGTTAGCCGGACTGAAGGGCACTTCTGGCTACCTCGATGACGTCATCGTCGGCGGAGAAACTGAAGAGGAGCACGACCTCAATCTACGGGGTGTCCTGAAGCGAATCCAAGATTTCGGATTCACGATTCGTGTTGACAAGTATTTGTTTCGCAAGCAGCAAATCCGATACTTGGGGCACATCGTCGACAGTCGCGGGTTGCGACCAGATCCGGCGAAAATCGAGGCGATCACCAAGCTGCCGCCTCCAGCCGATGTATCCGGTGTGCGATCGTTTTTGGGGGCCATCAACTACTACGGCAAGTTCGTCCCCAACATGCGCATGCTACGCTACCCGCTCGACAATCTCCTCAAGGTGGAGACGAAGTTCAGCTGGAGTCcggagtgccagaaagcgttcgACCGGTTCAAGCAGATTCACTCGTCGGATCTTCTCCTCACACACTACGATCCGAAGGGGGAAATCATCGTTTCTGCTGACGCTTCATCCGTTGGACTTGGGGCTACCATTAGCCATAGGTTCCCAGATGGAACCATCAAGGTGGTCCAACATGCATCCAGGGCGCTCACGAAGGCAGAACAGGCCTACAGTCAGCCCGATCGCGAAGGTCTGGCCATCATCTTCGCCGTCACGAAGTTCCACAAAATGCTCTTCGGACGGCACTTCCGTTTGCAAACCGATCATCGCCCGCTGCTTCGTATCTTCGGCTCTAAGAAGGGAATTCCAGTGTACACTGCGAACCGCCTGCAACGCCTCGCCCTCAACTTGCTGTTCTACGACTTTGAGATCGAGTACGTGTCCACTGAGAAGTTCGGCAACGCAGACCTGCTCTCCCGGTTGATCGACCAGCACATCAAGCCTGAAGAGGACTACGTCATCGCGAGTCTCAATCTGGAAGAGGATATTAGGTCAGTAGTAACTAATACGGTTAAAGTGTTGCCTCTCAATTTCATAGTCGTTGCGCAAAGCACCCAAGCAGATCCGCTGCTCCGTCAAGTCCACCGCTACGTTCAGAACGGCTGGCCCCAGTCAACACTCGATGGGTCAGAACTTCGCCGGTTCCAATCAAGGCAGGAATCGCTCTCTGTGGTGGATGGGTGTATTTTGTTTGCCGAACGACTCGTCATTCCGTCGCTGCATCGGAAACGGTGCCTCGAACAGCTGAACCGTGGCCATCCGGGCATGCAGCGAATGAAAGCCATCGCTAGGAGCTACGTGTACTGGCCTACGTTGGATGCTGACATCGTCAGCTTCGTCAAGGCATGCCAGCAGTGTGCGTCTGTAGCTCGATCACCTCCTCACTCTCCACCGGTGCCGTGGCCCAAATTGACCGCTCCGTGGCAACGCGTCCACGTCGACTTCGCCGGTCCAATCGAAGGCGACTACTACCTGCTCGCTATCGATTCGTTCTCTAAGTGGCCCGAGATCATCCGAACGACCCGCATCACCTCTGCTGCGACCATCAGCATCTTGCGTGCGTTGTTCGCGCGGCTGGGTATGCCCGTAACCTTGGTCAGTGACAACGGTACCCAGTTTACCAGCACCGAATTTGCCGATTTCTGCGCTTCCAATGGCATCGAGCACCTCACGACAGCACCGTTTCATCCACAATCAAATGGCCAGGCGGAACGATTCGTGGATACCTTCAAGCGAGCCGTCAAGAAAATCCGAGAGGGGAGAGGATCCATTGAAGAAGCACTGGATGTCTTCTTGCTGACGTACCGAAGCACGCCCAGTCGTGCTCTGCCGGATCAGAAGTCGCCATCTGAGATCATGTTTGGTCGCAAAATCCGAACGTGTCTCGAGCTACTGCGTCCACCACCGGTACGTGTCCCAGTGCCAACCGACGATGACTGCAAGCAACCGAGGTCCTTCAACCGAAACGAGACCGTGTACGCCAAACTACATGGTCATACCGGTTGGAAGCCACCTTAA
- the LOC129770917 gene encoding probable RNA helicase armi, with amino-acid sequence MPASIERTSGCPGSCPNFLLKLYKKGVRPEDIGIITPYQQQVKTIRRILDESNLQKPKIGSVEEFQGQERMVIIISTVRTSKSLLQSDLQHALGFIASPKRLNVAISRARALLLIFGSPHLLSADKHWRNLLFRTINSGSYCGCDLPEHIDPTEPALNGDAHKEE; translated from the coding sequence ATGCCAGCAAGCATCGAACGAACGTCGGGGTGCCCCGGATCATGTCCGAACTTCCTGCTGAAGCTCTACAAGAAAGGCGTTCGACCGGAAGACATTGGCATTATCACACCGTACCAACAGCAGGTCAAGACAATTCGGCGTATTCTGGATGAAAGTAATTTGCAGAAACCAAAAATCGGAAGCGTGGAGGAATTCCAAGGCCAGGAGCGTATGGTGATTATTATATCTACTGTGCGAACTTCGAAATCGCTGCTGCAAAGCGACCTGCAGCATGCACTTGGTTTCATTGCCAGCCCAAAGCGCTTGAATGTGGCCATCTCCCGTGCACGGGCGCTGCTTTTGATCTTCGGTAGCCCTCATCTGCTGTCAGCGGACAAACACTGGCGAAATCTGTTGTTCAGGACGATTAATTCCGGTTCGTACTGTGGGTGCGATCTTCCCGAGCATATTGATCCCACGGAGCCAGCGCTGAATGGCGACGCACACAAGGAGGAGTGA